The Iamia majanohamensis genome window below encodes:
- a CDS encoding alkaline phosphatase family protein, producing MLAICQFDAASASVLRRLLDDGRLPTLSGLREQGPWRELDAPATAFAAGAQHTLYSGVELADHGLFYPFQWDPDAQRVRYMDAFPAPAPVWEQLAGEGARTLAVDPYESRAPEGPVPGALVCGWQLHDRVVLREWSCPEGTHDRLEHLFGAPEPVDEVFGPHTAGEMLGLRRRLLGAPGRVADAVELLLGDGPYDLSWTTFCAAHVAGHQFWDLSQIEADGLTADAERVLADTLDDVYVAVDAALGRVVAALPEGTDLMVVSPVGMEVNTSRADLLPEILRAILDPQPATPEGEAGGSPSSIWRLRAAVPSDLRARVAGALPERIALDLTSRLEMRGMDWSATRAFAHPAENQGYVRLNLRGRERDGIVDPADADALLDEIADGVRSFRHLDGSPAVASVERVADRFGSGDRAHLLPDLLVRWVDTPATALDGLRSERFGTVRRHGVGSGRSGNHTEGDAWALVVPGRSRLVEPEGPSRLEDVAATALALAGGDPSSTPGTPLLAPH from the coding sequence GTGCTCGCCATCTGCCAGTTCGACGCCGCCAGCGCCTCGGTCCTCCGTCGCCTCCTCGACGACGGACGCCTCCCCACCCTCTCGGGCCTGAGGGAGCAGGGCCCCTGGCGGGAGCTCGACGCACCGGCGACCGCCTTCGCCGCCGGCGCCCAGCACACCCTCTACAGCGGGGTCGAGCTGGCCGACCACGGCCTCTTCTACCCGTTCCAGTGGGACCCCGACGCCCAGCGCGTGCGGTACATGGACGCCTTCCCGGCGCCCGCCCCGGTGTGGGAGCAGCTGGCGGGCGAGGGGGCCCGGACCCTCGCCGTCGACCCCTACGAGAGCCGGGCGCCGGAGGGGCCGGTCCCCGGCGCCCTGGTCTGCGGGTGGCAGCTCCACGACCGGGTCGTGCTGCGGGAGTGGTCGTGCCCCGAGGGCACCCACGACCGCCTCGAGCACCTCTTCGGGGCACCGGAGCCCGTCGACGAGGTCTTCGGCCCCCACACCGCGGGCGAGATGCTCGGGCTGCGCCGCCGCCTGCTCGGCGCGCCGGGCCGGGTGGCCGACGCCGTCGAGCTGCTGCTCGGCGACGGCCCCTACGACCTGTCGTGGACGACCTTCTGCGCGGCCCACGTGGCCGGCCACCAGTTCTGGGACCTGTCCCAGATCGAGGCCGACGGGCTCACCGCCGATGCCGAGCGGGTCCTCGCCGACACCCTCGACGACGTCTACGTCGCCGTCGACGCCGCCCTCGGGCGGGTGGTGGCCGCCCTGCCCGAGGGCACCGACCTGATGGTCGTCTCGCCCGTGGGCATGGAGGTGAACACCAGCCGGGCCGACCTGCTGCCCGAGATCCTGCGGGCCATCCTCGACCCCCAGCCCGCCACCCCGGAGGGCGAGGCCGGCGGGTCGCCCAGCTCGATCTGGCGGCTCCGGGCCGCGGTGCCGAGCGACCTGCGGGCCCGGGTGGCCGGCGCCCTGCCCGAGCGGATCGCCCTCGACCTCACCAGCCGGCTGGAGATGCGGGGCATGGACTGGTCGGCCACCCGGGCCTTCGCCCACCCGGCCGAGAACCAGGGCTACGTGCGGCTCAACCTCCGCGGTCGCGAGCGCGACGGCATCGTCGACCCGGCCGACGCCGATGCCCTCCTCGACGAGATCGCGGACGGCGTGCGCAGCTTCCGCCACCTCGACGGCAGCCCGGCGGTGGCCTCCGTCGAGCGGGTGGCCGACCGCTTCGGCTCCGGTGACCGGGCCCACCTGCTCCCCGACCTCCTCGTGCGCTGGGTCGACACCCCGGCGACCGCGCTCGACGGCCTGCGCTCGGAGCGCTTCGGCACCGTGCGGCGCCACGGCGTCGGCAGCGGCCGCTCCGGGAACCACACCGAGGGCGACGCCTGGGCCCTGGTCGTCCCCGGCCGGTCGCGCCTGGTCGAGCCGGAGGGGCCGTCCCGCCTCGAGGACGTGGCCGCCACCGCCCTGGCCCTCGCCGGCGGCGACCCCTCGTCGACCCCCGGCACCCCCCTCCTCGCCCCCCACTGA
- a CDS encoding glycosyltransferase, translating to MSGAGTGSDGPAASVVVPSRDRPDALAACLRALEAQDATSFEVVVVDDGSTDADAVARVVEGADRARLVRGEGRGPAAARNLGARAARGPVVCLTDDDCRPGPGWVAALAAALADGADVVAGPTRNGRPGVAVAAASQAVTNHLTDASADGRGHVGFAPTSNVAARREVLAAHPFDEDYPLAAGEDREWCARLAADGIALTWVPEAGVDHHQDLDLVRFWRQQQRYGRGAHRVHAGTEGRRLQPPSFYRDLVHRGFGEGGRAGALVLLAQVATATGVAREAWAARRR from the coding sequence GTGAGCGGGGCGGGGACTGGTTCCGACGGGCCGGCGGCGTCGGTGGTCGTGCCCAGCCGCGACCGGCCCGACGCCCTTGCGGCCTGCCTCCGCGCCCTTGAGGCCCAGGACGCCACGTCGTTCGAGGTGGTCGTGGTGGACGACGGCTCGACCGACGCCGACGCCGTGGCCCGGGTCGTCGAGGGCGCAGACCGCGCCCGCCTGGTGCGGGGGGAGGGCCGGGGCCCGGCGGCGGCCCGGAACCTCGGTGCGCGCGCCGCTCGCGGCCCGGTCGTCTGCCTCACCGACGACGACTGCCGCCCGGGTCCCGGATGGGTGGCCGCCCTGGCCGCCGCCCTCGCCGACGGGGCGGACGTGGTCGCCGGCCCCACCCGCAACGGCCGCCCCGGCGTCGCTGTCGCCGCCGCGTCCCAGGCCGTGACCAACCACCTCACCGACGCCTCGGCCGACGGGCGGGGCCACGTGGGCTTCGCCCCCACCAGCAACGTCGCCGCCCGCCGGGAGGTGCTGGCCGCCCACCCCTTCGACGAGGACTACCCGCTGGCGGCGGGGGAGGACCGGGAGTGGTGCGCCCGCCTGGCCGCCGACGGCATCGCCCTGACCTGGGTCCCCGAGGCGGGGGTCGACCACCACCAGGACCTCGACCTGGTGCGGTTCTGGCGCCAGCAGCAGCGCTACGGCCGCGGCGCCCACCGGGTGCACGCCGGCACCGAGGGCCGGCGCCTGCAGCCGCCGTCGTTCTACCGGGACCTGGTGCACCGGGGCTTCGGCGAGGGCGGGCGCGCCGGCGCCCTCGTCCTGCTGGCCCAGGTGGCCACCGCCACCGGCGTGGCCCGGGAGGCCTGGGCCGCCCGCCGCCGCTGA